In Methanocaldococcus sp., the following proteins share a genomic window:
- the pyrF gene encoding orotidine-5'-phosphate decarboxylase: MPKLMIALDVLNREEALKIVSEIKDYIDAVKVGYPLVLSSGLEIVEEIKKICDREVICDFKVADIPETNRKIAEIALKYADGIIVHGFVGEDSVKSVQEVAKKLNKKVIMVTEMSHPGAIQYMQPIANELAKMAKKLKVDAIVAPSTRPERLKEIKDIAKLPVMTPGVGYQGGKIEEIINILDENDYVIVGRSIYQSENPKDVAKKFKEKLNKN, translated from the coding sequence ATGCCAAAGTTAATGATAGCCTTAGATGTTTTAAATAGAGAAGAGGCATTGAAAATTGTGAGTGAAATTAAGGATTATATTGACGCTGTAAAAGTTGGATATCCGTTAGTTTTATCTTCTGGATTGGAAATTGTTGAAGAAATAAAAAAAATATGTGATAGAGAGGTTATATGTGACTTTAAAGTTGCAGATATTCCAGAAACTAACAGAAAAATAGCAGAAATTGCCTTAAAATATGCTGATGGGATAATAGTCCATGGCTTCGTTGGAGAAGACTCTGTTAAATCAGTCCAAGAAGTTGCTAAAAAATTAAATAAAAAGGTAATAATGGTTACAGAAATGAGTCATCCAGGGGCTATTCAATATATGCAACCAATTGCCAATGAATTAGCAAAAATGGCTAAAAAGCTTAAAGTTGATGCTATTGTTGCTCCCTCTACAAGACCAGAGAGACTCAAAGAAATTAAGGATATCGCAAAACTTCCAGTAATGACGCCAGGAGTTGGTTATCAAGGAGGAAAAATTGAAGAAATTATTAACATTTTAGATGAAAATGACTATGTAATTGTTGGAAGAAGTATATATCAATCAGAAAATCCAAAAGATGTGGCAAAAAAATTCAAAGAAAAACTAAATAAAAATTAA
- a CDS encoding UPF0058 family protein, with translation MDKEQLMKLHQFFVYVVKDINEDNNLNRDCKELLRLYEMLDIRPHHIHRLKNEQKAAILLLSAYVASFLANNLDNVPENLAKKLKENAIKHLLICNKKNILEKVNILEEYNDEIEK, from the coding sequence ATGGATAAAGAGCAGTTAATGAAATTACATCAATTTTTTGTTTATGTTGTAAAGGATATCAATGAGGATAATAATCTAAATAGAGATTGTAAAGAATTGCTTAGATTATATGAAATGTTAGATATAAGACCTCATCATATTCATCGACTTAAAAATGAACAGAAAGCGGCCATATTGTTATTATCTGCTTATGTAGCCAGTTTTTTAGCCAATAATTTAGACAACGTTCCAGAAAATTTAGCTAAAAAACTTAAAGAAAACGCTATTAAACACTTACTTATTTGTAATAAAAAGAATATTTTAGAGAAAGTTAATATTTTAGAAGAATATAACGATGAGATTGAAAAATAA
- the dapA gene encoding 4-hydroxy-tetrahydrodipicolinate synthase: protein MFKGVYPAIVTPFKNNEVDYEGLEENINFLIENGVSGIVAVGTTGESPTLSHEEHKRVVEKVVDIVNGRVQVIAGAGSNCTREAIELSVFAEDVGADAVLSITPYYNKPPQEGLRRHFSKIAESINIPIILYNVPSRTSVNLEPKTVKMLAEEYSNISAVKEANPNLSQVSELIYDAKVTVLSGNDELTLPIIALGGKGVISVVANIVPKEFVEMVDSALKGDFEKAREIHYKLFPLMKAMFIETNPIPVKTALNMIGRPGGELRLPLCEMSEEHKKILENVLRDLGLI from the coding sequence ATGTTTAAAGGGGTTTATCCCGCAATTGTTACTCCTTTCAAAAATAATGAAGTAGATTATGAGGGATTAGAAGAAAATATAAATTTTTTAATTGAAAATGGAGTTAGTGGTATTGTAGCAGTTGGAACTACTGGAGAAAGTCCTACACTATCTCATGAAGAGCATAAAAGAGTTGTTGAAAAAGTTGTCGATATAGTAAATGGTAGAGTTCAGGTAATTGCAGGTGCAGGATCAAACTGCACAAGAGAGGCTATTGAACTATCAGTATTTGCTGAAGATGTAGGAGCAGATGCTGTTTTATCTATAACTCCATACTATAATAAACCACCTCAAGAAGGTTTAAGAAGACATTTTAGTAAAATAGCTGAATCTATAAATATTCCTATTATTTTATATAATGTTCCTTCAAGGACTTCTGTTAATTTAGAACCAAAAACCGTTAAAATGTTGGCAGAAGAATATAGTAATATTTCAGCAGTTAAAGAGGCTAATCCAAATCTCTCTCAGGTTTCTGAATTAATATATGATGCCAAAGTTACAGTTCTTTCAGGAAATGATGAATTAACCTTACCAATAATTGCGTTAGGAGGCAAAGGAGTTATAAGCGTTGTAGCAAATATAGTTCCAAAAGAATTCGTTGAAATGGTTGATTCTGCACTTAAAGGAGATTTTGAAAAAGCGAGAGAGATTCATTATAAACTCTTTCCCTTAATGAAAGCAATGTTTATTGAAACAAATCCAATTCCAGTTAAAACTGCTCTAAATATGATTGGAAGACCAGGAGGAGAGTTAAGACTTCCTCTATGTGAAATGAGTGAAGAACATAAGAAA
- a CDS encoding 50S ribosomal protein L44e: MKMPKKIRRYCPYCKKHTIHIVEKAKKGKPSELTWGQRQFRRVTAGYGGFPRPLPDRSKPVKKIDLRFKCTVCGKMHTKANGCFRSGRFEIVEK, translated from the coding sequence ATGAAGATGCCAAAGAAGATTAGAAGATACTGTCCATATTGTAAAAAACACACAATACACATTGTAGAAAAAGCAAAAAAAGGAAAACCAAGTGAATTAACTTGGGGTCAGAGACAGTTCAGAAGAGTTACAGCAGGTTATGGAGGTTTCCCAAGACCTTTACCAGACAGATCCAAGCCAGTTAAAAAAATTGATTTAAGATTTAAATGTACAGTTTGTGGAAAAATGCATACAAAGGCTAATGGTTGCTTTAGATCTGGAAGATTTGAAATAGTTGAAAAATAA
- a CDS encoding DNA replication complex GINS family protein, which produces MYNLLKNYFFEEIKSDKLLKLPDNFYEDIRKYINEINDEIEIERVKYYFKELRKLRIYKALYLDKCREYLLPEEDNIIKSIEDIDIEVKIKELKEENEDIDIPKSIYTTNDIDVVKIDKNFPPFTDGTFIYHLNKNDVISLNKKIVNILQKHNIVSKIGESYEDAKED; this is translated from the coding sequence ATTTATAATCTATTAAAAAATTATTTTTTTGAAGAAATTAAATCAGACAAATTATTAAAACTACCTGACAATTTTTATGAAGACATTAGAAAGTATATAAATGAAATAAATGATGAAATTGAAATCGAGAGAGTTAAATACTATTTTAAAGAACTTAGAAAGTTAAGAATATATAAAGCCTTATATTTGGATAAATGTAGAGAGTATTTACTTCCAGAAGAGGATAATATTATAAAATCTATTGAAGATATTGATATTGAAGTTAAAATTAAAGAACTTAAAGAAGAAAATGAAGATATAGATATACCAAAATCTATATATACAACTAATGATATTGATGTTGTAAAGATAGACAAAAACTTTCCTCCTTTCACAGATGGCACTTTTATATATCACTTAAATAAAAATGATGTAATCTCTTTAAATAAAAAAATAGTTAATATTTTACAAAAACACAACATTGTATCAAAGATAGGTGAAAGTTATGAAGATGCCAAAGAAGATTAG
- the coaBC gene encoding bifunctional phosphopantothenoylcysteine decarboxylase/phosphopantothenate--cysteine ligase CoaBC has translation MHPTKFLKGSKSKLLENKKILVAVTSSIAAIETPKLMRELIRHGAEVYCIITKETKKIIGKDALKFGCGNEVYEEITGNIEHIKLYNECDCLLIYPATANVISKINLGLGDNIVTTTSLMFKGGNKPIIIVPAMHENMYNAIKKHIDELKMNKNIYIVSPKFEEGKAKVANIEDVVNYTIKIVGNNLKKEGNRVLILNGGTVEFIDKVRVISNLSSGKMGISLAEAFCREGFYVEVISGIGLEPPYYIKTHKVLTAKEMLNKAIELGKDFDIIISSAAISDFTVESFNGKLSSDKDLTIRLKRNPKVLEELRKIYKDKIIIGFKAEYNLDEESLIKKAKEKLNKYNLNMIIANDLSKYYFGDDNIEVYIITNSYIEKLSGTKKEVAEKIVEKVKDMVKR, from the coding sequence ATGCATCCAACAAAGTTTTTAAAAGGAAGTAAGTCAAAACTCTTAGAAAATAAAAAAATCTTAGTTGCTGTTACTTCATCAATTGCGGCGATTGAGACACCAAAGTTGATGAGAGAGCTTATAAGGCATGGAGCAGAAGTTTATTGTATAATTACCAAAGAGACTAAAAAAATTATTGGTAAAGATGCCTTAAAGTTTGGATGTGGTAATGAAGTTTATGAAGAAATAACTGGAAATATAGAGCATATCAAATTATACAATGAGTGTGACTGCCTTTTAATCTATCCAGCAACTGCCAATGTTATTTCAAAAATAAATTTAGGATTAGGAGATAACATAGTAACTACAACATCCTTAATGTTTAAAGGAGGAAATAAGCCGATAATTATAGTCCCAGCAATGCACGAAAATATGTATAACGCCATTAAAAAACATATAGACGAACTTAAAATGAATAAAAATATTTATATAGTTTCTCCAAAATTTGAAGAGGGTAAGGCAAAAGTGGCAAATATAGAGGATGTTGTTAATTATACAATAAAAATAGTTGGGAACAATTTAAAAAAAGAAGGAAACAGAGTTTTAATATTAAATGGAGGAACTGTTGAGTTTATAGACAAGGTTAGAGTTATTTCTAACTTATCATCTGGAAAAATGGGGATTTCTTTGGCTGAGGCATTTTGTAGAGAAGGGTTTTATGTAGAAGTTATATCTGGGATTGGTTTAGAGCCACCATATTATATAAAGACTCATAAGGTTTTAACAGCAAAAGAGATGCTAAATAAGGCAATAGAGTTAGGTAAAGATTTTGATATAATTATTTCCTCAGCGGCAATATCTGACTTTACGGTTGAAAGTTTTAATGGAAAGTTAAGTTCTGATAAAGATTTAACTATAAGATTAAAAAGAAATCCAAAAGTTTTAGAAGAGTTGAGAAAAATATACAAAGATAAAATAATTATAGGATTTAAGGCTGAATACAACTTAGATGAGGAATCACTTATAAAAAAGGCAAAGGAAAAATTAAATAAATATAATTTAAATATGATTATTGCCAATGATTTAAGTAAATATTATTTTGGTGACGATAATATTGAAGTTTATATAATAACTAACTCATACATTGAAAAATTATCTGGAACTAAGAAAGAAGTTGCAGAAAAAATTGTAGAAAAAGTTAAAGATATGGTGAAAAGATGA
- a CDS encoding aspartate dehydrogenase yields MYKIGIVGCGAIGSFISKKVVDGTIKNAKIIAVYDRNLEKSKKLSELTGAKICNSIDELVNEDLDLVVECASVKAVEEVATKSLINNKDVLIMSVGALVDKDLFLKLKKLAKKVCRKIYIPSGAIGGLDAIKSMRLGEIYKVVLKTVKPIKALEDSLKNLNYDIDNIKNPVVVFEGDVFEAIKKFPMNINVSVTLSIVSEYPAKVVIVADPNAKLNRHEILVESSIGKLKVCVENVPFEENPKTSALAAYSAVRLIRDLSESVKIGT; encoded by the coding sequence ATGTATAAAATAGGAATAGTTGGCTGTGGTGCTATTGGTAGTTTTATTTCAAAGAAAGTTGTAGATGGAACTATAAAAAACGCTAAAATAATTGCTGTGTATGATAGAAATTTGGAGAAATCTAAAAAACTTTCAGAACTTACTGGGGCTAAGATTTGCAACAGTATAGATGAGTTAGTTAATGAAGATTTAGATTTAGTTGTAGAATGTGCCTCAGTAAAGGCTGTTGAAGAAGTTGCTACAAAATCATTAATAAATAATAAAGATGTTTTAATAATGAGTGTTGGAGCATTAGTAGATAAGGATTTATTTTTAAAACTTAAAAAATTGGCTAAAAAGGTTTGTAGAAAGATATATATTCCCTCTGGGGCTATTGGAGGTTTAGATGCTATAAAATCTATGAGATTGGGAGAAATTTATAAAGTTGTATTGAAAACTGTAAAGCCAATTAAAGCATTAGAAGATTCATTAAAAAATCTCAACTACGATATAGATAATATAAAAAATCCAGTTGTAGTTTTTGAAGGAGATGTTTTTGAGGCAATAAAGAAATTTCCTATGAACATAAATGTTTCTGTAACTTTATCCATAGTATCTGAGTATCCAGCAAAGGTTGTTATTGTCGCTGATCCTAATGCAAAGTTAAATAGGCACGAGATATTAGTTGAGAGCTCAATTGGTAAATTAAAAGTTTGTGTTGAAAATGTTCCTTTTGAAGAAAATCCAAAAACGTCTGCATTGGCGGCATATTCAGCAGTTAGATTAATTAGAGATTTATCTGAATCTGTAAAGATAGGAACTTAA
- the guaA gene encoding glutamine-hydrolyzing GMP synthase, whose amino-acid sequence MFNPQKFIEESIEEIKKQIGDRKAVIALSGGVDSSVAAVLTHKAIGDKLTAVFVDTGLMRKGEKEEVKKTFRDKLGLNLIVVDAKDRFLNALKGIKDPEEKRKIIGKLFIEVFEEIAEKIKAEVLVQGTIAPDWIETKGNIKSHHNVALPHGMVLEVVEPLRELYKDEVRLLAKELGLPDSIVYRQPFPGPGLAVRVLGEVTEEKLEICREANAIVEEEIKKAKLDKDLWQYFAVVLDCKATGVKGDVREYNWIVALRIVKSLDAMTAHVPELPFDLLKRISKRITSEIPNVARVVFDITDKPPATIEFE is encoded by the coding sequence ATGTTTAATCCGCAGAAATTTATTGAAGAGTCAATAGAAGAGATAAAAAAACAAATTGGGGATAGAAAGGCAGTAATTGCTTTAAGTGGTGGAGTTGATAGTTCAGTTGCGGCTGTATTAACACATAAGGCAATTGGAGATAAATTAACTGCGGTATTTGTAGATACTGGCTTAATGAGAAAGGGAGAGAAAGAAGAGGTTAAAAAAACATTTAGAGATAAGTTAGGATTAAATTTAATAGTTGTTGATGCAAAAGATAGATTTTTAAATGCTTTAAAAGGTATTAAAGATCCAGAAGAAAAAAGAAAAATTATTGGAAAATTATTCATTGAAGTTTTTGAAGAAATCGCTGAAAAAATTAAGGCAGAGGTTTTAGTTCAAGGAACTATTGCTCCAGATTGGATTGAAACCAAAGGAAATATAAAGAGTCATCATAATGTAGCCTTACCTCATGGAATGGTTTTAGAAGTTGTAGAGCCATTAAGAGAGTTATATAAAGATGAAGTTAGATTATTAGCAAAAGAACTTGGCTTGCCAGATAGTATTGTATATAGACAACCATTCCCTGGGCCTGGATTGGCTGTAAGAGTTTTAGGAGAAGTTACTGAGGAAAAGTTAGAAATATGTAGAGAGGCTAATGCAATAGTTGAAGAAGAGATTAAAAAAGCAAAGTTAGATAAAGATTTATGGCAATATTTTGCTGTAGTTTTAGATTGTAAGGCTACTGGGGTTAAAGGAGATGTTAGAGAATACAATTGGATTGTTGCTTTAAGAATAGTTAAATCTTTAGATGCTATGACTGCTCATGTCCCTGAACTACCTTTTGATTTATTAAAGAGAATTAGTAAAAGAATAACTTCTGAAATTCCAAATGTAGCAAGAGTTGTATTTGATATAACTGACAAACCTCCGGCAACTATTGAATTTGAATAA
- a CDS encoding 30S ribosomal protein S17e has product MGRVRQAFIKRTSMELIKKYRDLFTTDFETNKKVLEKVAVISTKRLRNRIAGYITHKMRQIQ; this is encoded by the coding sequence ATGGGAAGAGTAAGGCAAGCATTTATTAAAAGAACTTCTATGGAGTTAATTAAAAAATATAGAGATTTATTTACAACTGACTTTGAAACCAATAAAAAAGTTTTAGAAAAAGTTGCTGTAATATCTACAAAAAGATTAAGAAATAGAATCGCTGGATATATAACTCACAAAATGAGACAGATACAATAA
- a CDS encoding preprotein translocase subunit Sec61beta, producing the protein MSKREETGLATSAGLIRYMDETFSKIKVKPEYVIGVTVAFIIIEIFLNYGMFL; encoded by the coding sequence ATGAGTAAGAGGGAAGAAACTGGATTAGCAACCAGTGCTGGTTTAATAAGATATATGGATGAAACTTTCTCTAAAATCAAAGTTAAACCAGAGTATGTTATTGGAGTAACAGTTGCCTTTATCATAATTGAAATATTTTTAAACTATGGTATGTTCCTTTAA
- a CDS encoding 30S ribosomal protein S27e has product MDLIPKPRSKFLKVQCPECNNEQIVFGSPATVVKCLTCGKVLVEPRGGKGRVKAKILEILG; this is encoded by the coding sequence ATGGACTTAATCCCAAAACCAAGAAGTAAATTCTTAAAAGTTCAATGTCCTGAATGTAACAATGAGCAGATAGTATTTGGAAGTCCAGCAACTGTAGTCAAATGTTTAACATGTGGAAAAGTTTTGGTAGAGCCAAGAGGAGGTAAGGGTAGAGTTAAAGCAAAAATCTTAGAAATATTAGGTTAA
- a CDS encoding 2-amino-3,7-dideoxy-D-threo-hept-6-ulosonate synthase, with translation MKLFANIKNLGKLVRLERIFNKDSERTVIVPMDHGVSNGPIKGLIDMKKTVNDVAEGGANAVLLHKGIVRHGYRGYGKDIGLIIHLSAGTSISPNPLKKVIVTTVEEAIRMGADAVSVHVNVGSDEDWEAYRDLGMIAETCEYWGMPLIAMMYPRGKHIKNERDPELVAHAARLGAELGADIIKTSYTGDIDSFRNVVKGCPAPIVVAGGPKTNTDEEFLQMIKDAIEAGAVGVAVGRNIFQHDDVVGMTRAVCKIVHENADVKEALKEIKRL, from the coding sequence ATGAAATTATTTGCTAATATTAAAAATCTAGGAAAACTTGTAAGGTTGGAAAGAATATTTAATAAAGATAGTGAGAGAACAGTAATTGTTCCAATGGATCACGGAGTGTCAAATGGTCCAATTAAGGGATTAATAGATATGAAGAAAACTGTAAATGATGTAGCTGAAGGAGGCGCTAATGCAGTTTTATTACATAAAGGGATTGTTAGACATGGATATAGAGGCTATGGCAAAGATATTGGATTAATTATTCATTTATCAGCAGGAACCTCAATATCACCAAATCCTTTGAAGAAAGTTATTGTTACAACAGTTGAAGAAGCTATTAGAATGGGAGCAGATGCTGTTTCAGTTCATGTAAATGTAGGTTCAGATGAAGACTGGGAAGCATACAGAGATTTGGGAATGATAGCAGAGACATGTGAATACTGGGGAATGCCTCTAATTGCTATGATGTACCCAAGAGGAAAACATATTAAAAATGAGAGAGATCCTGAATTAGTTGCTCATGCAGCAAGATTAGGGGCGGAGTTAGGAGCAGATATAATTAAAACAAGTTATACAGGAGATATCGATTCATTTAGAAATGTAGTTAAGGGTTGTCCAGCTCCGATTGTAGTTGCAGGAGGTCCAAAAACTAATACTGATGAAGAATTTTTACAAATGATAAAAGATGCCATAGAAGCAGGAGCTGTAGGAGTAGCAGTTGGAAGAAACATATTCCAACATGATGATGTCGTAGGAATGACAAGGGCTGTTTGTAAAATAGTTCATGAAAATGCTGATGTTAAAGAGGCTTTAAAAGAGATTAAGAGATTATAA
- a CDS encoding phosphomannomutase/phosphoglucomutase: MVFKAYDIRGIYGKDLNEKFAYSLGKCLGKKYEDKNILVGNDVRIGSKKLLPYFIVGLKEHSNVYYAGTISTPLMYFGTKDKYDLGVILTASHNPPEYTGFKMCDKNAIPISPIEEIKPIFKEYELNDKIKLEAENLNLEDFRVDIIKDYKKFFLNRCSSSDVKIAVDFANGSTTIAEKEILSELFENAIFINDYPDGNFPSHQPDTLKMECLKDIIKAVKENNCDLGLIFDGDGDRLGIVDENGDVLRGDILTAIIAKEILKEKPKSKIVYDLRCSKIVPEIIKMYGGIPVKSRVGHYFIKKLMHEIDAEFAGELSNHFYFKEIGYFESPLLALNYILKAMEEENKKLSELNKVYNKYSHSGEINFKVRDQKYIMEKIKEHFKNCKIEELDGISVYCKDFWFNLRPSNTEPLLRLNLEADNENIMKEKVEEIKNLIEKYNKEIEYI, translated from the coding sequence ATGGTATTTAAGGCATATGATATTAGGGGAATATATGGTAAAGATTTAAATGAAAAATTTGCATACTCCTTAGGAAAATGTTTAGGAAAAAAATATGAAGATAAAAATATATTAGTTGGAAATGATGTAAGAATTGGTTCTAAAAAACTACTACCATACTTTATTGTAGGTTTAAAGGAACATTCAAATGTTTATTATGCTGGAACTATATCTACACCATTAATGTATTTTGGAACCAAGGATAAATATGATTTAGGAGTTATATTGACAGCCTCTCACAATCCACCAGAATATACTGGATTTAAGATGTGTGATAAAAACGCTATTCCAATATCTCCAATTGAGGAAATTAAACCAATATTTAAAGAGTATGAGTTAAATGATAAAATAAAATTAGAGGCAGAAAATCTAAATTTGGAAGATTTTAGAGTAGATATTATAAAAGATTATAAAAAGTTTTTTTTAAATAGGTGTAGTTCATCAGATGTAAAAATAGCGGTTGATTTTGCAAATGGCTCTACAACAATTGCTGAAAAAGAAATATTATCGGAATTATTTGAAAATGCTATTTTTATAAATGACTATCCAGATGGAAATTTTCCAAGTCATCAGCCAGACACTTTAAAGATGGAATGTTTAAAAGATATAATAAAGGCTGTTAAAGAAAATAACTGTGATTTGGGATTAATCTTTGATGGAGATGGGGATAGATTAGGAATTGTTGATGAAAATGGAGATGTATTAAGAGGGGATATTTTAACTGCAATAATAGCAAAAGAAATTTTAAAAGAAAAACCAAAATCTAAGATTGTTTATGATTTAAGATGTTCTAAAATAGTTCCAGAAATTATTAAAATGTATGGGGGAATTCCAGTAAAGAGTAGAGTAGGACATTACTTTATTAAAAAGTTAATGCATGAAATAGATGCAGAATTTGCCGGAGAGTTGAGTAATCATTTCTACTTTAAAGAAATTGGATATTTTGAAAGTCCTTTATTAGCATTAAACTATATTTTAAAGGCAATGGAAGAAGAAAATAAAAAATTATCTGAATTAAATAAAGTATATAATAAATATTCACATAGTGGTGAAATAAACTTTAAAGTAAGAGACCAAAAATATATAATGGAAAAAATAAAAGAACACTTTAAAAATTGCAAAATTGAAGAGTTAGATGGAATTTCAGTTTATTGTAAAGATTTCTGGTTCAATTTAAGGCCTTCTAATACAGAACCATTATTGAGATTAAACTTAGAGGCAGACAATGAAAATATAATGAAGGAGAAGGTAGAAGAAATTAAAAATCTTATTGAGAAATATAATAAAGAAATTGAATATATTTAA
- the serB gene encoding phosphoserine phosphatase SerB, whose product MEKRKKLILFDFDSTLVNNETIDEIAKEAGVEEKVKKITKEAMGGKLNFEQSLRKRVSLLKDLPIEKVEKAIERITLTEGAEETIKELKKRGYIIGVVSGGFDIAVNKIKEKLGLDYAFANRLIVKDGKLTGEVEGDVLKEDSKGEILEKIAKIEGIKLEDTVVVGDGANDISMFKKAGLRIAFCAKPILKEKADICIEKRDLREILKHVK is encoded by the coding sequence ATGGAGAAAAGGAAAAAACTTATTTTATTTGACTTTGATAGCACATTAGTTAATAATGAGACGATTGATGAGATTGCAAAGGAGGCAGGGGTTGAGGAGAAAGTAAAAAAAATTACAAAAGAAGCAATGGGAGGAAAATTAAATTTTGAACAATCTTTAAGAAAAAGAGTTAGTTTGTTGAAGGATTTACCAATAGAAAAAGTTGAGAAGGCTATTGAAAGAATAACTCTAACAGAAGGTGCTGAAGAAACTATTAAAGAATTAAAGAAAAGAGGGTATATAATTGGAGTTGTTAGTGGTGGCTTTGACATAGCAGTTAATAAAATTAAAGAAAAATTAGGGTTGGATTATGCTTTTGCCAATAGATTAATAGTAAAAGATGGAAAATTAACTGGGGAAGTAGAGGGAGATGTGTTAAAAGAAGATTCCAAAGGAGAAATTTTAGAGAAAATAGCAAAAATTGAGGGCATTAAATTAGAAGATACCGTTGTAGTAGGAGATGGAGCAAATGACATTAGTATGTTTAAAAAAGCTGGTTTAAGAATAGCCTTTTGTGCTAAACCTATTTTAAAGGAAAAGGCAGATATATGCATTGAAAAAAGAGATTTAAGAGAAATTTTAAAGCATGTTAAATAA
- a CDS encoding chorismate mutase → MIEKLSEIRKRIDEIDNQILKLIAERNSLAKEVAKVKKELGIPINDPDREKYIYNRIRKLCKEHNVNEDVGIKIFQILIEHNKYLQKKYLKETQK, encoded by the coding sequence ATGATAGAGAAACTTAGTGAAATTAGAAAAAGAATTGATGAAATTGACAACCAGATATTAAAGTTAATTGCTGAAAGAAATAGTTTAGCCAAGGAAGTTGCTAAAGTTAAAAAGGAACTAGGAATTCCTATTAATGATCCAGATAGAGAAAAATATATATACAATAGAATAAGAAAACTTTGTAAAGAACATAATGTTAATGAAGATGTTGGTATAAAAATATTTCAAATATTAATTGAACATAATAAATACCTCCAAAAAAAATATCTGAAAGAAACACAAAAATAA
- a CDS encoding DNA polymerase sliding clamp: MFRGVLESAKEFKKVVDTVATLLDEICFEVDEEGVKAAAMDPSHVALVSLEIPRLAFEEYEADSHDIGIDLEAFKKVMNRAKSKDKLILELDEDKNKLNVIFENTGKRKFSLALLDISSSSIKVPDIEYPNVIMIKGDAFKEALKDADLFSDYVILKVDEEKFVVHAKSDLNESEAIFEKDSSAIISLDVKEEAKSAFNLDYLMDMVKGVSKGDIIKIYLGTDMPVKIEYSLAGVNLTFLLAPRIES, encoded by the coding sequence ATGTTTAGGGGAGTTTTAGAAAGTGCTAAGGAGTTTAAAAAAGTGGTTGATACAGTAGCAACACTTTTAGATGAAATTTGCTTTGAAGTAGATGAAGAAGGTGTTAAAGCAGCGGCAATGGATCCAAGTCACGTAGCATTAGTAAGTTTAGAAATACCAAGATTAGCATTTGAAGAGTATGAAGCAGATTCTCATGATATTGGAATTGATTTAGAGGCATTTAAAAAAGTTATGAATAGAGCAAAATCAAAAGATAAATTGATTTTGGAATTAGATGAAGATAAAAATAAATTAAATGTTATATTTGAAAATACTGGTAAGAGAAAATTTAGTTTGGCATTGTTAGATATTAGTTCATCATCAATAAAAGTTCCAGATATAGAATATCCAAATGTAATAATGATTAAAGGAGATGCCTTTAAAGAGGCATTAAAAGATGCTGATTTATTCAGTGATTATGTAATTTTAAAAGTGGATGAGGAAAAATTCGTAGTACATGCAAAAAGTGACTTAAATGAAAGTGAGGCTATATTTGAAAAAGATAGTTCAGCAATAATAAGTTTAGATGTAAAAGAAGAGGCAAAAAGTGCATTTAACTTAGATTATTTAATGGATATGGTTAAAGGAGTTAGTAAAGGGGATATAATTAAAATTTATTTGGGAACTGACATGCCTGTAAAAATAGAATATTCTTTGGCAGGGGTAAATTTAACATTCCTTTTAGCTCCAAGAATCGAAAGTTAA